A genomic stretch from Mya arenaria isolate MELC-2E11 chromosome 10, ASM2691426v1 includes:
- the LOC128206174 gene encoding splicing factor 3B subunit 6-like: MAMGRKGNVRLPPEVNRILYIRNLPYKITAEEMYDIFGKYGAIRQIRVGNTPDSKGTAFVVYEDIFDAKNACDHLSGFNVCNRYLVVLYYQSNKAFKKLDSDKKKEELDKMKQKYGLSTPDIHASKPKT; this comes from the exons GTTCGGCTTCCGCCAGAGGTGAACAGAATTCTGTACATCAGAAATCTCCCATACAAGATCACAGCCGAGgaaatgtatgatatatttgGCAAGTATGGAGCCATTCGACAGATAAGAGT TGGGAACACTCCAGACTCAAAGGGTACAGCGTTTGTAGTGTATGAGGACATCTTTGATGCGAAGAATGCCTGTGATCATCTCTCTGGTTTCAATGTGTGTAATCGTTACCTGGTTGTTCTCTACTACCAGTCAAATAAG gCGTTCAAGAAGCTAGACTCTGACAAGAAGAAGGAAGAGTTGGACAAGATGAAACAGAAGTATGGCCTGAGTACGCCGGATATTCACGCCTCCAAACCCAAGACGTAA